From a region of the Drosophila ananassae strain 14024-0371.13 chromosome XL, ASM1763931v2, whole genome shotgun sequence genome:
- the LOC6502210 gene encoding WD repeat-containing protein 7 has protein sequence MVSNNLVVPVVLWGPTAPTHCISSVFLSDDQCTLVTGCYDGQICLWQVEPTTLKMSPRCLLVGHSAPVLCLVRASLLPENSFLVSSSENGEMCTWDLTDGKCMEAVKLPQVHTQIQSYHTANSEDVRLFCIGYYAEIMVMDPFSLEVIYVLSSKVKPDWISAIHVLRPMRRKDDVVLAITTTGTVKVWTLTGNENKHAEPIYENESKEIRCLNAITMNCCAQNQRTVLLVCTKYWQIYDAGDFTVLCSVIAPARERWQGGDFITSDRVMLWTDEGKGYLYKLPANCIPDNKEFHSKSVVRDAPYLYYILQHAGDKVLSCPPAMKLLQGAAGQHNLLRGDSEGYISVWNVPEVPLDNISILQAKQMPPRVLKPHVCTSLVEAWSIMDPPPVGILDQLSRITESPVKLTSSIYLPQQSRLVIGREDGSIVIVPATQTVMMQLLVGIKQNFSDWPSHQILYGHRGRVNCLLCPSMVHSRYEKSHLLSGGIDFAVCLWDLYSGSLLHRFCVHAGEITQLLVPPESCSPRILKCICSVASDHSVTLVSLQERKCVTLASRHLFPVVTIKWRPLDDFLIVGCSDGSVYVWQMETGHLDRVLHGMLAEEVLSACDEQAEDGGSAGGGGGGGSNGASASEMGMANPAVHFFRGLKSRNMNAIRHATQRGINQLQQLQGHNQGNFDFLMKHRSNPLVIQGLRTNPKDAESHILFFDIEGLIFELHSEEYAQMTPATLEALGVHLNNPKDGKSMHLDASKKIGDFFSKVKNKAVDVEKILKDKDKHGLVQKFKEKTEIVEKKVQAKVESLQKAVETHEEQQDLKSKIASKMEVTHVMEVAQLLLSLLHSWGLDPHLDKMCETRLGLLRPIVPISYGVLSKAGYMSLLLPTWQNNYAIPPGIQLPSSSKKRPLPEELQRLEHLTAVFTSRLHWELSTTLTTNHILALVAMSNTLLSMSAASFLPDSEKHKKLQKLAQRTDSTLSNEEEREELMAHHVSQIKHAWSLLATHHCFLLPDKIEALEPKKFKRPQVEMMVKRWQHHCIEIREAAQQILLGELTRMGKKGRKQLVESWAQYLPLYTHTEPIVGAQQQLALISQPSGGGSGGSGSGNGGGGGNSGGVGGSGGGGNSGVGGGGGGNVSGDAHQDEDYEEEEEEIIRKPSSLSELKRKQTTAVILLGVIGAEFGQDISQESPNHRGSISLATGASLAGGAGERRKSSVVEGFGIANNLARLTSMALAHLLYAPPSPKLPQYTPLRRAAIDLLGRGFTVWEPYLDVSKVLLGLLEISCEGKAVPNLNYKLPLTPQADACRTARHALRLIATARPAAFITTMAREVARYNTMQQNAQSINTPLTQSVLHKAKGEILQCVEMLIDKMQSEIAGLLVEVMDIALHCVDSNELKSRGLAELCPSICKFNQISHCGQTRRIAVGANSGNLAIYELRQNKCQMIPAHTHPITSLAFSPDGKYLVSYSCAENRLSFWQTSTGMFGLGQSQTRCTKGYSTAPIPDVSRLNPMRLAKLVWINNRTVTLMLADGSETRFNV, from the coding sequence ATGGTGAGTAACAACCTGGTGGTGCCGGTGGTGCTGTGGGGACCCACGGCGCCCACCCACTGCATATCGAGCGTGTTCCTCTCGGACGACCAGTGCACCCTGGTCACCGGCTGCTACGATGGCCAGATCTGCCTCTGGCAGGTGGAACCGACCACCCTGAAGATGTCTCCGAGGTGCCTCCTGGTGGGACACTCGGCGCCAGTACTGTGCCTGGTGAGggcatcgctgctgccggaGAACAGCTTCCTGGTCAGCTCATCGGAGAACGGAGAGATGTGCACCTGGGACCTGACAGACGGCAAGTGCATGGAGGCGGTGAAGCTGCCCCAGGTCCACACCCAGATCCAGAGCTACCACACCGCCAACAGCGAGGATGTGCGCCTCTTCTGCATCGGCTACTATGCCGAGATCATGGTCATGGATCCGTTCAGCCTGGAGGTCATCTACGTGCTCAGCTCCAAGGTGAAACCGGACTGGATATCGGCCATTCATGTCCTGCGTCCGATGCGGCGCAAGGACGATGTGGTGCTGGCCATCACCACCACCGGCACCGTCAAGGTCTGGACGCTGACGGGCAACGAGAACAAGCACGCGGAGCCCATCTACGAGAACGAGTCGAAGGAGATCCGGTGTTTGAACGCCATCACGATGAACTGCTGTGCCCAGAACCAGAGGACCGTCCTCCTCGTCTGCACCAAATACTGGCAGATCTACGATGCCGGCGACTTCACCGTCCTCTGCTCCGTGATCGCTCCTGCCCGGGAGCGGTGGCAGGGCGGTGACTTCATCACCTCCGACCGGGTGATGCTATGGACCGATGAGGGCAAGGGTTATCTCTACAAGCTGCCCGCCAACTGCATTCCGGACAACAAGGAGTTCCACTCGAAGAGCGTCGTCCGCGACGCCCCCTATCTGTACTACATCCTGCAGCACGCCGGCGACAAGGTCCTCTCCTGTCCCCCGGCCATGAAGCTCCTCCAGGGCGCCGCCGGCCAGCACAATCTGTTGCGTGGCGACTCCGAGGGCTATATCTCGGTGTGGAATGTGCCGGAGGTGCCGCTGGACAACATCAGCATCCTGCAGGCCAAGCAGATGCCTCCGCGCGTCCTCAAGCCCCATGTCTGCACCTCGCTGGTGGAGGCCTGGTCGATTATGGATCCGCCACCAGTCGGTATACTGGACCAGCTGTCCCGGATCACAGAGTCACCCGTGAAGCTCACGTCGAGCATCTACCTGCCGCAGCAGAGCCGGCTGGTGATTGGACGGGAGGATGGGAGCATTGTGATCGTACCGGCCACCCAGACGGTGATGATGCAGCTGCTGGTGGGGATTAAGCAGAACTTCAGTGACTGGCCCTCGCACCAGATCCTGTACGGACATCGTGGGCGGGTCAACTGCCTGCTGTGCCCCTCGATGGTGCACTCGCGGTACGAGAAGTCCCACCTCCTGTCCGGCGGCATCGACTTTGCCGTCTGCCTGTGGGACCTCTACAGCGGCAGCCTGCTGCACCGCTTCTGCGTCCATGCCGGCGAGATTACCCAGCTGCTGGTGCCGCCCGAGAGCTGCAGCCCCCGCATCCTCAAGTGCATCTGCTCGGTGGCATCGGACCACTCTGTAACACTGGTCTCCCTCCAGGAGCGCAAGTGCGTCACCCTGGCCAGCCGTCACCTGTTCCCGGTGGTGACCATCAAGTGGCGTCCATTGGACGACTTCCTCATCGTGGGCTGTTCGGATGGCAGTGTCTATGTGTGGCAGATGGAGACGGGCCACCTGGACCGGGTCCTGCACGGCATGCTGGCCGAGGAGGTGCTCTCCGCCTGCGACGAGCAGGCCGAGGACGGCGGCTCTGCCGGTGGAGGCGGCGGAGGTGGATCCAATGGTGCCTCGGCCAGCGAAATGGGCATGGCCAATCCGGCGGTGCACTTCTTCCGCGGCCTCAAGTCCCGGAACATGAACGCCATCCGGCATGCCACCCAGCGCGGCATCAACCAGCTCCAGCAGCTCCAGGGCCACAACCAGGGCAACTTCGACTTCCTGATGAAGCATCGGAGCAATCCGCTGGTGATCCAGGGACTGCGCACCAACCCCAAGGACGCCGAGAGCCACATCCTGTTCTTCGACATCGAGGGATTGATCTTCGAGCTGCACAGCGAGGAGTACGCCCAGATGACGCCCGCCACCCTCGAGGCGCTGGGGGTGCACCTGAACAATCCCAAGGACGGCAAGTCGATGCACTTGGACGCCAGCAAGAAGATCGGCGACTTCTTTAGCAAGGTCAAGAACAAGGCGGTGGACGTGGAGAAGATCCtcaaggacaaggacaagcACGGTCTCGTCCAGAAGTTCAAGGAGAAGACCGAGATCGTGGAGAAGAAGGTCCAGGCCAAGGTGGAGAGCCTCCAGAAGGCCGTCGAGACGCACGAGGAGCAACAGGACCTCAAGAGCAAGATCGCCTCCAAGATGGAGGTCACGCACGTGATGGAGGTGGCCCAGctgctcctgtcgctgctccATTCGTGGGGTCTGGATCCGCACCTGGACAAGATGTGCGAGACGCGGCTGGGACTGCTCCGTCCCATTGTGCCCATCTCGTACGGTGTCCTGTCCAAGGCCGGGTACATGTCCCTGCTGCTGCCGACGTGGCAGAACAACTACGCCATACCGCCGGGCATCCAGCTGCCCTCCAGCTCCAAGAAGCGGCCGCTGCCCGAGGAGCTGCAGCGACTGGAGCATCTGACCGCTGTGTTTACGTCGCGGCTGCACTGGGAACTGAGCACCACACTGACGACCAATCACATCCTGGCCCTGGTGGCCATGTCCAATACATTGCTCTCGATGAGCGCCGCCTCCTTCCTGCCGGACAGCGAGAAGCACAAGAAGTTGCAGAAGCTGGCCCAGCGCACCGACTCGACGCTGAGCAATGAGGAGGAGCGGGAGGAGCTGATGGCCCACCACGTCTCCCAGATCAAGCACGCCTGGAGCCTGCTGGCCACCCACCACTGCTTCCTGCTGCCGGACAAGATCGAGGCCCTCGAGCCGAAGAAGTTCAAGCGGCCCCAGGTGGAGATGATGGTCAAGCGCTGGCAGCACCACTGCATCGAGATCCGGGAGGCCGCCCAGCAGATCCTACTCGGCGAACTGACCCGGATGGGCAAGAAGGGCCGCAAGCAGCTGGTCGAGAGCTGGGCCCAGTACCTGCCCCTGTACACCCACACGGAGCCGATTGTGGGCGCCCAGCAGCAGCTGGCGCTGATCAGCCAGCCATCTGGCGGCGGATCCGGCGGTTCGGGCTCTGGCaatggaggaggtggaggCAATTCCGGGGGCGTAGGCGGAAGCGGCGGTGGCGGCAACTCGGGCGTAGGCGGAGGCGGCGGTGGGAATGTGTCCGGGGACGCGCACCAGGACGAGGActacgaggaggaggaggaggagatcATCCGGAAGCCGTCCAGCCTGTCGGAGCTGAAGCGGAAGCAGACCACTGCCGTGATACTCCTGGGAGTGATTGGCGCCGAGTTCGGGCAGGACATCTCGCAGGAGTCGCCCAACCACCGGGGCAGCATCAGTCTGGCCACAGGCGCCAGTCTGGCGGGCGGAGCCGGGGAGCGGCGCAAGTCCAGTGTGGTGGAGGGCTTCGGCATCGCCAACAACCTGGCCCGGCTAACCTCCATGGCCCTGGCCCACCTCCTCTATGCGCCGCCGTCGCCCAAGCTGCCCCAGTACACGCCGCTGCGTCGGGCGGCCATCGATCTGCTGGGACGTGGCTTCACCGTCTGGGAGCCGTACCTGGACGTGTCCAAGGTGCTGCTCGGCCTGCTGGAGATCTCGTGCGAGGGCAAGGCGGTGCCCAACCTGAACTACAAGCTGCCGCTGACACCGCAGGCGGATGCCTGTCGGACGGCCCGGCATGCCCTCCGGCTGATAGCCACCGCCCGGCCGGCGGCCTTCATCACGACGATGGCCAGGGAGGTGGCCCGCTACAATACGATGCAGCAGAACGCCCAGTCGATCAACACACCGCTTACCCAGTCGGTGCTGCACAAGGCCAAGGGCGAGATCCTGCAGTGCGTGGAGATGCTGATCGACAAGATGCAGTCGGAGATCGCcgggctgctggtggaggtgatGGACATCGCCCTCCACTGCGTGGATAGCAACGAGCTGAAGAGTCGCGGCCTCGCCGAGCTCTGCCCCTCGATCTGCAAGTTCAACCAGATATCGCACTGCGGCCAGACCAGGAGGATCGCCGTGGGGGCGAACAGCGGCAACCTGGCCATCTACGAGCTGAGGCAGAACAAGTGCCAGATGATACCGGCCCACACGCATCCGATCACCTCGCTGGCCTTCTCGCCGGACGGCAAGTACCTGGTCTCCTACTCGTGCGCCGAGAACCGTCTCTCCTTCTGGCAGACCTCCACCGGGATGTTCGGTCTGGGCCAGTCGCAGACCCGCTGCACCAAGGG
- the LOC6502228 gene encoding ER degradation-enhancing alpha-mannosidase-like protein 2, translating into MQRHHLSGFYACIALLLSLLLLTIGDVAGQKQYSKARKLELREDVRRMFQHAYDGYLRHASNYDELRPLTCDGHDTWGSYSLTLVDALDTLAVMGNFTEFRRVSRLLEQKMNFDRDINVSVFETNIRIVGGLLSAHLLSKRAGVELEAGWPCQGPLLRLAEDVARRLLPAFDTNTGMPYGTVNLRYGVPKGETSVTCTAGVGTFLIEFGTLSRLTGNSIYEEVALQAVHALWAHRSSIGLFGNHIDVQSGRWTALDSGIGAGVDSLFEYLVKAAMLLNRPELLELFHEARAAIDKYMRKEDWYVWVGMNKGHVTLPVFQSLEAFWPGILSIIGDTEPAVRTITRYIGVWKKYGFLPEFYNIAAGEASPNREVYPLRPELIESAMYLYRSTRNEYLLELGEHMLETLEFSAKTKCGYATIRNVVTHEKENRMESFFLAETSKYLYLLFDEDNFLHNDGTGGELLSTEDDVCVVQAGAYIFNTEAHPMDMSALHCCHAHKEDIYASLDLQRFSQQAIFERSRKRQMAVQDQWVPQCQPDNYHGFFQAQPEAEQEHSRASIKDREQHTTTMAVDIEVFDEFQQPAGDVLVSNFERIREERELNQSVQRSEVPRNQLTVSDLDEFFAQRRENFASVGDTLKYVLAFMNNFTMDVAFIRGLQLYDGNITNVLGTSAQKEYESRMRSLWQLYELEQQYAANIRLIKGLGLLSFQADGERVRNFLSDVLDTLDRHDTNTSSPIRETIAIARMGYVVAMANSTAMQEFAHRIFTSGSTEATTRFQPLLRPEDLGQPEHLKSLTVAEERELFRYTRRIVDFRKRMSETVDRLQTIMQDIAPVKSKEVDPPDAGNQVQVTNAPAVESQPKVEEQHQPGTAPKPSADATSLAEKAEPDEAGGSVWSQFVQTILRKATVQRVKFDESVLLEKTRKALEKYSRKDLPHHLFACHRPEYIEAFAYRDFYPEAL; encoded by the exons ATGCAGCGCCACCACCTTTCCGGCTTCTACGCCTGCATCGCCTTACTCCTGTCCCTTCTACTGCTGACTATTGGAGATGTTGCTGGCCAGAAGCAGTACTCTAAGGCACGAAAGCTGGAGCTAAG AGAGGATGTTCGCCGGATGTTCCAGCACGCGTACGATGGCTATTTGAGACACGCCTCCAACTACGATGAACTGCGTCCGCTGACCTGCGACGGCCACGATACCTGGGGCAGCTACTCCCTGACGCTGGTCGACGCCCTGGACACCCTCGCCGTCATGGGCAACTTCACGGAGTTCCGGAGAGTCAGCCGGCTGCTGGAGCAGAAGATGAACTTCGATAGAGACATCAATGTGTCGGTCTTCGAGACCAATATCCGCATTGTCGGGGGTCTGCTCTCTGCGCACCTGCTCTCCAAGAGGGCCGGTGTGGAACTGGAGGCCGGATGGCCGTGCCAGGGCCCGTTGCTTCGCCTGGCGGAGGACGTGGCCCGTCGCTTACTGCCCGCCTTCGACACGAACACCGGCATGCCCTACGGCACCGTCAATCTGCGCTATGGTGTGCCCAAGGGCGAGACCTCGGTCACCTGCACGGCTGGCGTTGGCACCTTCCTGATTGAATTCGGAACTCTGAGCCGGCTGACGGGGAACAGTATCTACGAGGAGGTGGCCCTGCAGGCGGTTCACGCGCTCTGGGCCCACCGCTCGTCCATCGGACTCTTTGGCAACCACATCGATGTGCAGAGCGGCCGCTGGACAGCCCTGGACTCGGGCATTGGAGCGGGAGTGGACTCCCTATTCGAGTACCTGGTGAAGGCGGCCATGCTGCTCAATCGGCCAGAGCTGTTAGAGCTCTTTCATGAGGCGCGGGCCGCTATCGACAAGTACATGCGCAAGGAGGACTGGTATGTGTGGGTGGGCATGAACAAGGGCCACGTCACCCTACCCGTCTTTCAGTCGCTGGAGGCATTTTGGCCCGGCATTCTTAGTATAATCGGTGACACAGAGCCGGCTGTGCGGACGATAACCCGATACATCGGCGTGTGGAAGAAGTACGGCTTCCTACCGGAGTTCTACAACATAGCTGCTGGAGAGGCGTCGCCAAATCGGGAGGTTTATCCCCTGCGCCCCGAGCTGATCGAGTCGGCGATGTACTTGTACAGGTCCACCAGGAACGAGTACCTGCTGGAGCTGGGCGAGCACATGCTGGAGACTCTGGAGTTCAGTGCCAAGACCAAGTGCGGCTATGCCACG ATTCGCAACGTTGTGACGCACGAGAAGGAGAACCGGATGGAGTCTTTCTTCCTGGCGGAGACGAGCAAATACCTGTATCTACTCTTCGACGAGGACAACTTCCTGCACAACGACGGCACCGGCGGGGAGCTGCTCTCCACCGAGGACGATGTGTGCGTGGTGCAGGCGGGTGCCTACATCTTCAACACTGAAGCCCATCCCATGGACATGTCGGCCCTGCACtgctgccacgcccacaaGGAGGACATCTATGCCTCCCTGGACCTGCAACGTTTCAGTCAACAGGCGATCTTTGAGCGGAGTCGCAAGCGGCAGATGGCGGTGCAGGATCAGTGGGTGCCGCAGTGCCAGCCGGATAACTACCACGGGTTCTTCCAGGCCCAGCCGGAGGCGGAGCAGGAGCACAGCCGGGCCAGCATCAAGGATCGAGAGCAGCACACCACCACAATGGCGGTGGACATCGAAGTGTTCGATGAATTCCAGCAGCCGGCGGGGGATGTGCTGGTGAGCAACTTTGAAAGGATTCGGGAGGAGCGGGAGCTCAACCAGAGCGTCCAGCGGAGCGAGGTGCCCCGGAACCAGCTGACGGTCAGTGATCTGGACGAGTTCTTTGCCCAGCGGAGGGAGAACTTCGCCTCCGTCGGCGATACGCTGAAGTATGTCCTCGCATTTATGAACAACTTCACCATGGACGTGGCCTTCATCCGGGGATTGCAGCTGTACGACGGCAACATTACCAACGTCCTGGGCACCAGTGCCCAGAAGGAGTACGAGTCCCGGATGCGATCCCTGTGGCAACTGTACGAGCTGGAGCAGCAGTACGCGGCCAATATCCGGCTGATCAAGGGTCTGGGCCTGCTCAGCTTCCAGGCTGATGGCGAGCGGGTGCGCAACTTCTTGTCGGATGTCCTGGACACCCTGGACCGGCACGACACGAATACCTCATCGCCCATCCGCGAGACAATTGCAATCGCCCGCATGGGCTACGTTGTGGCGATGGCGAATAGCACGGCCATGCAGGAGTTCGCCCATCGGATCTTCACGAGCGGCAGCACGGAGGCGACAACACGCTTCCAGCCACTGCTGAGGCCCGAGGACCTGGGCCAGCCGGAGCACCTGAAGTCCCTGACCGTGGCCGAGGAGCGGGAGCTCTTCCGCTACACCCGGCGTATAGTGGACTTCCGGAAACGGATGTCCGAGACGGTGGACCGGCTGCAGACCATCATGCAGGACATAGCGCCGGTTAAGAGCAAGGAGGTTGATCCTCCAGATGCCGGCAATCAGGTTCAGGTAACCAATGCCCCGGCAGTGGAAAGCCAACCGAAAGTGGAGGAGCAGCATCAGCCCGGTACAGCCCCTAAGCCCTCGGCAGATGCTACATCCCTGGCGGAGAAAGCGGAGCCGGACGAGGCCGGTGGATCGGTGTGGTCGCAGTTCGTCCAGACCATTCTCCGGAAGGCCACCGTGCAGCGGGTGAAGTTCGACGAGTCGGTGCTGTTGGAGAAGACGCGCAAGGCGCTGGAGAAGTACAGCCGCAAGGACCTGCCCCACCACCTGTTCGCCTGCCATCGACCGGAATACATTGAAGCCTTCGCCTACCGGGACTTTTATCCGGAGGCGCTCTAA
- the LOC6502229 gene encoding uncharacterized protein LOC6502229 isoform X2, with protein sequence MKPGPEALEEGEEEGEGQDHHEGDPRPLPYDFEKELIQKSNRHIRLCESFVPVSQGPVILRVAQKELFIFSHKSLHRSEVGNFVLS encoded by the exons ATGAAACCGGGTCCCGAAGCCCTTGAAGAgggggaggaggagggcgAAGGACAGGATCATCATGAGGGCGATCCCCGGCCACTCCCCTACGACTTTGAAAAGGAACTGATCCAAAAGTCCAACCGACATATTCGGCTCTGCGAATCCTTTGTTCCCGTTAGCCAAG GTCCTGTAATCCTTAGAGTTGCTCAGAAGGAACTTTTCATCTTTTCACATAAAAGTCTTCACCGAAGTGAAGTTGGCAACTTCGTCCTTTCGTAG
- the LOC6502229 gene encoding uncharacterized protein LOC6502229 isoform X1, whose protein sequence is MKPGPEALEEGEEEGEGQDHHEGDPRPLPYDFEKELIQKSNRHIRLCESFVPVSQVHPLTRKFYAQFEQRQPEDLLRYLRHTWPEKQVERDRQLRQGVPVLESQVYGWLPLQTRDRVPDLNVLHAPKLRCGMTVHGERLIAERITERPPFNGLRFLLH, encoded by the exons ATGAAACCGGGTCCCGAAGCCCTTGAAGAgggggaggaggagggcgAAGGACAGGATCATCATGAGGGCGATCCCCGGCCACTCCCCTACGACTTTGAAAAGGAACTGATCCAAAAGTCCAACCGACATATTCGGCTCTGCGAATCCTTTGTTCCCGTTAGCCAAG ttcacCCCTTGACCCGGAAGTTCTACGCCCAGTTCGAGCAACGCCAGCCGGAGGACCTGCTGAGGTATCTGCGCCACACCTGGCCAGAGAAGCAGGTGGAACGGGACCGTCAACTGCGGCAGGGAGTTCCCGTTCTGGAGTCCCAGGTGTACGGATGGCTGCCCCTCCAGACCCGTGATCGAGTTCCGGATCTCAATGTCCTGCACGCCCCCAAGCTACGATGCGGGATGACCGTCCATGGAGAGCGACTGATTGCCGAGAGGATTACGGAGCGACCGCCATTTAATGGACTTCGATTTCTGCTTCACTAA
- the LOC6502230 gene encoding uncharacterized protein LOC6502230: MAHHNRQRKAAAKEVREAREIRMNLHPESPITDDLQEPSPGELIQQTFHKSWLQVRRLADYVMKDLGGNEFIESLGSWCARNPHLAICMLAAGLAFLIPFLIIFGFGVATIMMTFTGVLVLEGTLLTIVSMIFFACVGGFAIMAPIIGVAAVAAFLGFSHVCGAYNESGYRGFLNKLLNPPPRPVENLTVTFSEEVSSTSPDSSL, from the exons ATG gcTCATCATAACCGGCAACGTAAGGCCGCAGCCAAGGAAGTTAGAGAAGCCAGAGAGATCAGGATGAACCTGCATCCGGAATCCCCAATCACCGATGATCTGCAGGAGCCCTCGCCAGGAGAACTGATCCAGCAAACATTCCACAAATCAT GGCTCCAAGTACGCCGGTTGGCTGATTATGTGATGAAGGATCTTGGAGGCAATGAGTTCATCGAATCCCTGGGCAGCTGGTGTGCCCGCAATCCGCATCTGGCCATCTGTATGCTGGCCGCTGGCCTGGCCTTTCTGATACCGTTCCTGATAATATTTGGCTTTGGAGTAGCCACCATCATGATGACATTCACTGGCGTTCTTGTACTGGAAG GCACTCTTCTCACTATTGTTTCGATGATATTTTTCGCATGCGTTGGCGGCTTTGCCATTATGGCTCCAATTATCGGAGTGGCTGCCGTGGCTGCATTTTTGGGTTTCTCTCATGTGTGTGGAGCGTACAACGAATCGGGATATAGAGGATTTCTAAACAAGCTATTGAACCCCCCACCACGTCCGGTGGAAAATTTGACTGTAACCTTTTCGGAAGAAGTTAGTTCCACTTCTCCTGATTCAAGCCTGTAA